Within Limisalsivibrio acetivorans, the genomic segment GCTACCATATGCCCATAGGCGGCGCCGCATTGTTGGACAAAGGGATCATATCACCCTCCGCCGTGGGGTATGACATTGGCTGCGGGATGTGCTGTGCTGTCACTGATATAGATGCGGACACCGTGTACCCCGAACGTGAGCCCATATTCAGAGAGATAACCTCAAGGATACCCACAGGTTTCGACTTCAGGAAGAAGGGGCTCGACTACAAGGAGTTCCGCTCCGCGTCAGGCGACAGAAAGCTTGATAAAAAGGTTAAGGAGCGCCTATACGTCCAGCTCGGAACGCTCGGCGGCGGAAACCATTTCATCGAACTGGGCCCGGACAGGGATAACAAGCTCTGCATAACGATCCACAGCGGCTCCAGAAACCCCGGCCACAGCATAGGGGGCTATTACATGAAGCTCTCAAAAGATGAGGATACGGAGCTCCCCACAGGGTTTCTGAACCTTAACCGTGATACGGGCAGGGCATACAGACAAGACATGGATTTTATCCTGCAGTACGCCCTGGACAACCGCCTCATGATGATCGAAACAGTTAAGGAGATACTGGGAATAACGGACAGAAATATAAAGACCTTCATAAACGAGAACCATAACCATGCGGAAACCAGAGGGGATGGAGTACTGCACCGTAAAGGGGCAACACCCGCAGAAAAAGGGCAGCTCGGCGTTATCCCCGGCAATATGCGTGACGGCGTTTACATAACCGAAGGGCTCGGTAATGAGGAATTCCTCTCCTCCGCCTCCCACGGTGCAGGCAGGATTATGGGGCGAAAGGAAGCAAAAAAGAAGCTGTCCCTCGACCGGTTCAAAAAACACATGGAGGGGATAGTCTCCTTTGCGGACAGGGCAAGGCTCGATGAATCACCCGATGCCTACAAAGATATAGCCGAGGTTCTATCATATCAGGAAGGTATTGTTATCAAAACAATAAACAGCGTCCGACCCTTCCTGAATATCAAAGGCTGACACGTATTTTTATTTTTCTGAAATGTAACCATGTTAACTTTTTTACAATTTCCTTTCAAAAATGCACCCTGGATTCAATAATTAAGTGCAACTTTTAAGTAGTGGTCAAAAGAGGTCAGGTGCGTTAGCATCGTAGCTCTTTAACCACCACGTCAAAGGAGCACCGAATGAAGAACTATACACACCTGACCCGTGAACAAAGGTACCAGATTTATGTGCTGAGGAAA encodes:
- a CDS encoding RtcB family protein, which encodes MNDERYAPMIPQELIEETAQKQIDEWLTYPFVKRFVILPDVHAGYHMPIGGAALLDKGIISPSAVGYDIGCGMCCAVTDIDADTVYPEREPIFREITSRIPTGFDFRKKGLDYKEFRSASGDRKLDKKVKERLYVQLGTLGGGNHFIELGPDRDNKLCITIHSGSRNPGHSIGGYYMKLSKDEDTELPTGFLNLNRDTGRAYRQDMDFILQYALDNRLMMIETVKEILGITDRNIKTFINENHNHAETRGDGVLHRKGATPAEKGQLGVIPGNMRDGVYITEGLGNEEFLSSASHGAGRIMGRKEAKKKLSLDRFKKHMEGIVSFADRARLDESPDAYKDIAEVLSYQEGIVIKTINSVRPFLNIKG